Below is a genomic region from Pseudomonas frederiksbergensis.
GATCTCAGGCGACTGAAACGAAAGCTTTAAGGGAAGTAGATTTTGGTTGTTTCAGCTTTGTCCCAGTGACCGCTCAGCCGAAAGCGGTCATTCCTAGCCAGCCGACATGACAGATTACGCGGGCGCGGAAACGGCTCCCGCGGTGTTCTTGCCGAGCACCGGCAACCCTAATACTGATGGTTTACTAAATGTCCTCTCTGTTGCCAGATGACTGCGCCAGAAACTTGGTGATCAGCGATGTAATCTGCTGTTGAATCACCTCACGCGGGCGAGCGCTGTCGCCATCCCGGCAAATGATGCCATCGCCTGGTTCTGCTTCTTCGAGCAATGCCACCGCGCCAGGTTTGCACAGCGACAAGAAGCTGAAGTGGCTTGCGTCGCTGATTTCGACGTAACGGCTTGACGCTTGGGGCAGGCGTTTGGCCAAGTTGGCGGACTCCAACTGAGCGGGAAGGTCTTGCGACGGTACGCCGGCAGCGATCACTAGCGCGGGTACCGGCAGCGCCGCAAGGCTTTCATCGGTCAGCCCGCGTGAAAGGCCCAGGTCCAGTGTAACCACCGCGGTGACGCGTTTATCGCGCAAATCGGCGGCCAAACCGGCCTTCAATGCTGAGGTGCTTGCGGGGTTCATCCGTTGATAAACGGTGCAACTGGACAACTGCGGATGGGCTTTGCAGTCACGGGCGAAGCGGTCTGGATCGAAACGAGCACCGGCGATCTCCAAGGCGGTCCAGCCGCCGAGCGAATGGCCCACCACTGCAATTCGGTCATTGGCGACCAAGCCGAATTTTTCAGGTTGAGTTGTGACCGCTTCAATGGCTCGGCTTAGATCAACGGGCCGCTGCCATAACTGCGCCGCTGCTTGAGGGCTACGGTCATGAGTGGTGCTGCCAGGGTGATTGATTGCGGCGACGATGTAACCCTTATGAGCTAGAGCACTGGCAAGCCAGATCTGGTTGCTCCAGTTACCTCTGTACCCGTGGGAGAGCACCACCAATGGATGCTTGCCAGCAGCGGGCGGCGCGTCACGAACGGCAGAAGCCCCGACGAACACCGCATCATCGGCGATCAATTGCGTGGTGGCGGTCGTTGCACTGGGGTACCAGACGACCATCTCCAGTGCGCGGTCATTGTGCGAGTCCGCCAGTGTGGAGGACTGGAAGCCGACAGGGTTATCGTCAGCGAGTGCGCTGGCAGTCAGGCAGATCAGAAACAGGGCGCCGAAAGCTGTTTTCAATGTCGTTATCTTCCTTGATCAGACAAGCGCATAGCCATCTGAAGCAGGCTGTTGGGCCCATCTCGTATGCGGTCGAAACCCAATGTTGGGTCCAGGTGAGTTGCACGGACATTAAAGCCCACATTCGCGCCGACGCGCATGATTTTCATCGTTAGCTCAACCGTTCGGTGAGAGGCGCTCTGGCGCCAGGGCGAAACGCCCACTTCTGGCCGAATTGGTATGAGCGGAATTGAAAGCTGGCGTAACCCGTTGTCTCAATACCCACAGCCCCCCGGTTAATTATGTGGGGCGCACACCATCAAAGGTGAATCGGAGCCGCGGTCCGGAAAAAAACCGCGGCGACCGATCAATCAGGCGGCGGGGAGCAGGCCTTTCTGTTTGGCGACATGAGTCGCCAGTGCGTCCATCAAGTCCGGGGACAGGCAGTCATAGGGTTCGAGGCCGATCGAGCGCAGGCGCTCGCGGATAGCCTTCATTTGCGCTGGCGGTGTGCCGGTTTCGATGATGGAGGACACGAACGCTGCGAATCCCGGCGCAGCCCATCCGCTCTGTGGCGAAAGCTCGGTGTGGACGAAGTCCAGGCCATAAAACGCATGCTCCTTGTTCTCGATGCGCCCAAAGAGATGGGCGTGACACTGCTTGCAGGCGTGGCGCTGGATGGTGGCGGTTTCGTCGACAATCGCCAGTTTTTCGCCATGGGCAATGACGCTGACCTTATCTCGAGGCACCACGGCGATGACGGCAAATATCGCGTTTTGTGGTTTCCAGCATTTGCTGCAGCCACACGCGTGGTTATGCAGCGTTTGTGCGTCGATCTTGACCTCGACCTTGTCGGTCGCACACAGGCATTGCAGGGTGCCACCTGCGAAGTTCGCGGCGGCGGGTTGGATACCATTGTCCAGTGCAGGGTGAAGTTGCAAGGTGTTCATGCTGGCGTCTCCGTTTCAGGGTGTCAGACAAAAGTGCCTGGGGCCGTGCCCCAGACCGGTAGTTCATCGGAACTCGATGACGGCGCGGATCGATTTACCTTCATGCATCAGATCGAACCGCGGCGGATTTCGAAAAGGACACAGTGCATAAACGAGTGACCTCCTTCGGTGCGACCGGTCGATTACCCAGATCAAGAATAGTCCGCGATGAGACCTCGAGCGCAGCTCGGGCCAGCGCATGGATCGCGTGAGTTTCTCCGTCAGTTCCCTCAAGAAACTGCTTGAAGGCATTCCTATGTCTTTGGCGGATTTTTTTGCCTTTGATCAGCCGCCTCGGGGACATTGGTACGTGTTTCGTGGCAATGAACAGCCGGATCTTGGCCGACATGGGGTGTGGTTGTTGCTGATTGCCGCTTCGGTGTCGAGTCGGCAGATGCGGCTGTTGCGCGAGCAATACGCGCTTGGTGCCAGTTCGGGGGAAGAGCCGATTGTACATTCGGAAGGGGAGGTGTGTGGGCTGGTGATGCGGGGGACGGTTGAGTCGACCGTGGATGGGCAGATTAGTGACGCCGAGCGCGAAAAATCCGCGCCCTAACGTGAGATAAATAGCTTCAGATTCTTTTGCACCTGTTGCAACAGAATATCAAAACAGGTCGGCCTGAACGCTCCAACTGAAGTTTAGCTCCTCCTTTGCTTCGCTCCCTTCCCAGACGCTCGTTCGTGAGCAGAGCGTACAGGACACAAAAAGGTAGTGGCGCCCCGAGGATGGTTTACCGTTCCTGCTCAATGAGCCAGGTGGGTTGAGCGGGGCGAAGTTCCTGAGAGGGGAAGTCAGGCGATTGTGGCCAGTCACGCAACTCACGCCGGTAGACTTGTAGCGCCGCGTATTGCTCGGCTGTGAGCGTGGTTGTCGGGCCACTCTCTAGCTCGTCACGGTGGCGCGCGACGACGCTGTCGGTTGTCGCCAACTGCCCGTCACGCCAGGCGCGCTCGATGTCGGCCAAATGCTCAGCACTCATTGGCGGGCGCGCAATCAGAGAGGGTGGCTCGGTATCAAAGTTGATCATGATCAGCTCTGACTGACCGCTCAAAAGCTTAGCATGCAGCTCGGGGGATATTTCGAAAGCGTCCGCTGGCAGCTCGCCGCCTAAATCGGCGTCATGAAACAGCCCAGTTGTCTTGCTGGAAAAAATCATGTTCGTACCCCCTTAAATCCCGAAGGCCAACACACGCACCGCCGATTGACTGGCGGTGTAGTTGGATTGCAAAAGTACCTGCCCAAGACCATTTGGCATGCCTGCTACGAAGGGCGTCCCGGCACTGTCGTAAATGGCGCTATCCGTCAGGCTGACGTGGCAGCCAAAATGCATGCCGGGAAAGGCGATTGGCAGGTTGAAGGCAGCGGCCTTAAAGGCTGAAAGAAAGCTCGCGGTAAACCATTGCATGATCAAACCTGACGGCAGCTTCTGATAGCCCGACGTACCCAACAGACAGCCCCACGGCCGTGTTTTGCCGACGACACCCGTGCCGGTCAGCAGCCAATAGTTGGTGCCGATGTACATGCAATCAACGTGGGAATCTGGCGGAATCGACCGCGTTGCGGCGGTCCATGAACTATCAATGTTTTCCTGCATCTTGTCCGCGCCTTGCACGTTCAGATACAGGGTGGTGATCCCCCAATTCTGCACCCGAATCACCGCACCGACCGGGATGCTGTTCGCGGTGGCGTCAGGCAGGCTATAGGCGTTGGTCCCCGAACCGGAGCAATGAACCACCCCGCCAACGTGCGCGACGATCCCGACCGTTGGGCCGGCGAAAGACCAAAAGCCTGACAACTGATGCCCCCTGGCTTGTGCCGCCGCCGTGCTCATAACCTGGTCGCTGACATCAAAGCGGGGCGGCTGTGAAGTTTTCGGAATTCCGCGCAATACCGGACTGATAAAGTCCGATTGCTGCAACTGCACGTTGGTGCCATCACAGAACAGCAAAGAGGATGTGTTTGGCGTGATAACGATCCCGGCGCCCATCGCCGTCCTCACCGTCACCGTAAAGGCGCCTGTCGTGATGTTTTGCATTTGGAACCGGGCGGCCGCGCTGGGTACGATTACCGTTTTGTTGCCAGTCAACACACCTGATAGGTACACAATGCCTGTACCCAGTTGAGTCGCTGTCAGCGCAATGCTGCCGGCCCCCGCGATGTTCACTGAACCCGCGCCATTGATAGCAGCCTGGACAAATTCGGTGTTCGCTACCGACTTATCGTTGTCCCCAGGGGGCGGCGTGGGGGTTATCGGGTTGCCGGTCAGGTTGATACTGTCAAAGTCGCTCTGCTGCTGAGCAATGGTGTTTGCACCCGTCACAAACAACAGAGTTGAAGTGCCCTGCGTTACTGCAACCCCCGAACCGCCCGCCGTTTTCACAATCAAGGAAAAGGCGCCATCGGTGCCATTGACCACCTGATAACGCGCGGGCAATGTCGGCACGATGATCGTCCGGCTACCGGTGAGAGTCCCGTACAGACTCAGCGTTCCGGTCCCGGCCTGAGCCGCCGACAGCGTTAGAACGCCAGAGCCCGAGACATCAATGAACGTATTTCCGTGCACTACCGTACGCACGAATTCAGTGTTCGACACGGACAAATCATTGTCCCCGGCTAGCGGGGTTGGCGCCTTTGGGTCACCCGTGAACGTCGGGCTCGCCAACGGTGCTGCATCATTGATGATTTTCTGAATCTGATCCCTGAGCCACTTGGTGCGACTCGCAAGCTGTTTTGCCTGGAGGTTATCGATACCTTCCGGCCCGCCCAACACAGGATCTGAAGTTTCGAGCTGATAGACACCGAGTGCCCATTCATTTGATTCGGGTAGATCGGCCATTAGCTGCTCCCATGATTGTATTGGCCGTCGCGGCGGGCAATTCCGTTGTGCCGGATGGCTACTGACTGATAGTCGAGCGACACCAGACGGCAACGAGTCGGTGCGACGGAAAGTAGAAGGCGACGCAAGAGCGCCGCCTGATCGTTGGTAATGACGCGCTGGAGATACACTCGGTAAAGCGCCCACGCTGAAGGGGCACCATGGACGTGACTCCCATCCCTGGTGATGGAGCCGTTGTGCACCTGGTTGTTCAAGCCTTCCAGCAGGACCACCTCGCCGAAACCCAGCAGCCGAATAACCTCGCGCATCGCCCAGGGCGTGCCTTTGAAGCGATGCAGCTCGGCGGCGCTCTTGATCAGGTTGCGCTTGACCTCCTCAGACTCGGCCAACATCCAGGCGGCCTCATCGAGGAGCGAGAACTGATCGGCCAAGGTTGGCAGCAGTGACGTTTTCACCAGGTCGATCAGGTAGACCAACATCACGTTGAGATCGAGTTCGGCCAACGTCTCGTCAAGCAGCTCACAGAGCAGCGCAAAACGTTCATCACCGGCCAACGCGGGCGGCAGTTGCTGATCAGCCATAAGCCACCCCGGCATCGATCAGATGGATCGAGGTGCAGTTCGCCCACTCGTTGCCCTGCAGTTCGCGTAGAGCCGCAGGCAATTCCAAATCGGCGCGGTAGACACCAGTCACTTGGAGCAGTGCAGTCAATTGCTCCTGGACAATATCCCGCCCGAGTCCGGCCCGACGCTCGATGGCATACGCGTCAGCGGCTGCTTGCGCGGCAGCCATGGCTGCTACGCGATCCGCGTTGGCGTAGAAAGTGATCTGCGCCTTGATCTGATAGTCCACCTCGGTCGGTGATAATGAGTGAACCGTGTCGCATAAGGGACGAACCTTTTCGCCACTGACCTGATTCTTGACCCTTTGCAGCAGGTCGTCCGAGGGCAATCCGTTGGTGGTCAACGGGTACAGCGCGACATGACCATCGGGTTGCCCTTCGTCCGGCCCATGCACGGCGACATCAATAATCGACTGATGCACGGCCAACGCGTGGTAGCGATAGGCGCCGCGACTACCGGCATTGCTGAACGCCTCAGGCGCCAGGATGATCCGCTCACGGTAACGGTCATCCTCTTCGTCCTCGACACCGTCAGTCGTGACGCTGGTGTTACTGGCGACCAGACCCGCTGCTGGCGAGGTACCGATGCTGCTGATCTGCCCGATAGTCCAACCATTACCCAACTCACCAGCACTCAGGCATGTCGCAGTGACAGTCACCTGGGTCTGCCCCACGGCAATAACAACATCCCGATCCGTCACGAACGTCAGCTTCGCATCCTGGGTACTGACCTGAGTACCAACCGCAATCAACAACGGTTCTGTAACAGCGGCGGGCATGCGGAAACGCAAAGGGCATCGAGCGGGTTGTGCCAAGAGCCTGGGTGTAGCCACCAATTCACCGAGGTAGTCGAGGATCGGTCCGCGTGCGAAACGCACCAGGAGCTGCTCGCCTGCGTTCTGAATACCCATCTGCAACCGAGTGGCGGCATAGGCAATCTGGTCGATGTACAGGCGTTCGATCTGGGCCGGGTACAAGGTTTTGCCGGACTTTTTCTCATAGCGGGCAATCAGTTCGGCTTCAAGCGCAGCAGGATCAATCTTGATGAACTCGGG
It encodes:
- a CDS encoding alpha/beta hydrolase family protein, yielding MKTAFGALFLICLTASALADDNPVGFQSSTLADSHNDRALEMVVWYPSATTATTQLIADDAVFVGASAVRDAPPAAGKHPLVVLSHGYRGNWSNQIWLASALAHKGYIVAAINHPGSTTHDRSPQAAAQLWQRPVDLSRAIEAVTTQPEKFGLVANDRIAVVGHSLGGWTALEIAGARFDPDRFARDCKAHPQLSSCTVYQRMNPASTSALKAGLAADLRDKRVTAVVTLDLGLSRGLTDESLAALPVPALVIAAGVPSQDLPAQLESANLAKRLPQASSRYVEISDASHFSFLSLCKPGAVALLEEAEPGDGIICRDGDSARPREVIQQQITSLITKFLAQSSGNREDI
- the gfa gene encoding S-(hydroxymethyl)glutathione synthase: MNTLQLHPALDNGIQPAAANFAGGTLQCLCATDKVEVKIDAQTLHNHACGCSKCWKPQNAIFAVIAVVPRDKVSVIAHGEKLAIVDETATIQRHACKQCHAHLFGRIENKEHAFYGLDFVHTELSPQSGWAAPGFAAFVSSIIETGTPPAQMKAIRERLRSIGLEPYDCLSPDLMDALATHVAKQKGLLPAA
- a CDS encoding phage tail assembly chaperone, producing MIFSSKTTGLFHDADLGGELPADAFEISPELHAKLLSGQSELIMINFDTEPPSLIARPPMSAEHLADIERAWRDGQLATTDSVVARHRDELESGPTTTLTAEQYAALQVYRRELRDWPQSPDFPSQELRPAQPTWLIEQER
- a CDS encoding gp53-like domain-containing protein; translation: MADLPESNEWALGVYQLETSDPVLGGPEGIDNLQAKQLASRTKWLRDQIQKIINDAAPLASPTFTGDPKAPTPLAGDNDLSVSNTEFVRTVVHGNTFIDVSGSGVLTLSAAQAGTGTLSLYGTLTGSRTIIVPTLPARYQVVNGTDGAFSLIVKTAGGSGVAVTQGTSTLLFVTGANTIAQQQSDFDSINLTGNPITPTPPPGDNDKSVANTEFVQAAINGAGSVNIAGAGSIALTATQLGTGIVYLSGVLTGNKTVIVPSAAARFQMQNITTGAFTVTVRTAMGAGIVITPNTSSLLFCDGTNVQLQQSDFISPVLRGIPKTSQPPRFDVSDQVMSTAAAQARGHQLSGFWSFAGPTVGIVAHVGGVVHCSGSGTNAYSLPDATANSIPVGAVIRVQNWGITTLYLNVQGADKMQENIDSSWTAATRSIPPDSHVDCMYIGTNYWLLTGTGVVGKTRPWGCLLGTSGYQKLPSGLIMQWFTASFLSAFKAAAFNLPIAFPGMHFGCHVSLTDSAIYDSAGTPFVAGMPNGLGQVLLQSNYTASQSAVRVLAFGI
- a CDS encoding phage tail protein I, with protein sequence MADQQLPPALAGDERFALLCELLDETLAELDLNVMLVYLIDLVKTSLLPTLADQFSLLDEAAWMLAESEEVKRNLIKSAAELHRFKGTPWAMREVIRLLGFGEVVLLEGLNNQVHNGSITRDGSHVHGAPSAWALYRVYLQRVITNDQAALLRRLLLSVAPTRCRLVSLDYQSVAIRHNGIARRDGQYNHGSS
- a CDS encoding baseplate assembly protein, translating into MRELPKPEFIKIDPAALEAELIARYEKKSGKTLYPAQIERLYIDQIAYAATRLQMGIQNAGEQLLVRFARGPILDYLGELVATPRLLAQPARCPLRFRMPAAVTEPLLIAVGTQVSTQDAKLTFVTDRDVVIAVGQTQVTVTATCLSAGELGNGWTIGQISSIGTSPAAGLVASNTSVTTDGVEDEEDDRYRERIILAPEAFSNAGSRGAYRYHALAVHQSIIDVAVHGPDEGQPDGHVALYPLTTNGLPSDDLLQRVKNQVSGEKVRPLCDTVHSLSPTEVDYQIKAQITFYANADRVAAMAAAQAAADAYAIERRAGLGRDIVQEQLTALLQVTGVYRADLELPAALRELQGNEWANCTSIHLIDAGVAYG